AGGGCGAGCCCACGGGCCTGGTCGGCCAGGGCCGGATCGCGCAGGGCGAGCCAGCCGCCGATGTTGGCCAGCGAATCCTTCTTGGCGGACATGACCGCGCCGTCGGTCGGCGCGCACAGCGCGCGCAGGATCTCCGCGACCGTGGAACGAGCCCGGCCCGGCTCGCGTTGCTTGACGAGCCAGGCGTTTTCGACCGCGCGGGCGGTGTCGAGGAACACCGGGATCCCGTGGGCGTGCGCCAGGGCGCAGGTCTCGGTGAGGTTCTCGACGCTGATCGGCTGCCCGCCCGCCATGTTGACCGTCGCGGCGAGGGAGACGTACGGGATCGACTCGGCCCCGAACCGGGCGATGACCGCACGCAGTTTCGCGAGATCCACGTTGCCCTTGAACGGGTGTTCCGAGGACGGGTCGTGGGCTTCGTCGACGATCACGTCGTGGAATGTCGCGCCGTTGAGCTCCTGGTGGGCGCGGGTACTGGGGAAGTACATGTTGCCCGGCATGTGGGTGCCGGGCCGGATCAGGCACCGGGACAGGATGTTCTCCCCGCCGCGGCCCTGGTGCACCGGGATGACGTGCTCGTAGCCGTAGAAGGCCCGCACGGCCTGTTCGAAGACGTAGAAGCTGCGCGCCCCGGCGTAGGCCTCGTCGCCGCGCATGAGCGCCGACCACTGCCGGTCGGACATCGCGTTGGTGCCGGAGTCGGTGAACAGGTCGACGTAGACGTCTTCCGAGCGCAGCAGGCACGGGTTCCAGCCCGCCGCGAGCAGGGCCGCTTCCCGGTCCTCCCGGGTCGTCGTCCGCAACGGCTCGACCATCTTGACGCGCCAAGGTTCCGGCGGATAAACGGACATGTCAGACTCCCTCGCGTTGCCGGGACAGCCGGGTGAGCAACGGGCCGGTCATCGCCGTCGTCGCGAGCGCCATCACGACCATCGCCGTGTAAAGCGGGCCGTCGATGACGCCCAGGCCGAGCCCGATGCCGGCGAAGACCAGTTCGGTGACGCCGCGGGTGTTCATCAGGACCGCGAACACCCCGGCCGGGTGCGGGGCCAGCCCGCCGAGCCGCGCGCCCAGATAGGCGCCACCGCACTTGCCGGCCACGGCGACGGCGGCCACGGCGGCGATGTCCGCGGCCAGGGCCGCGTCGAGCCGGCCGAGGTCGACGGCCCGCCCGACGAGCACGAAGTACAGCGGTGCCAGCAGCGAAGCGACCGGCGTGACCAGTGCGGCCGGGCCGGGCGCCGGGACGGCGTGGCCGAGGACGACGCCGGCGAAGAACGCGCCGATGGCCGGGTGCAGCCCCGCCGCCTCCGTCACGGCCGCGGCCGCGCAGGCGAGTGCGACCAGCACCGCCGTCGCCGACGGCCGGGAAAGCCGCGCGAGCCGGCGGCGGAACCGGGACCGGGCCAGCCACGGCACCGCCGCCAGCAGCACCACGACGGGCAGCGGCGCGGCCGCGGACCAGCCGTGCGAAGCCGCGGCGGCGACGGCCAGCAGTGCCCAGGCGGTGAGGTCGGAAACCGCGGCCGCGGTGAGCGCGCGCCGGCCGGCGGCGCTGCCGAGCAGGCCGCGTTCGGCGAGGATGCGGGCCAGGACCGGCAACGCCGTCACGGCCATCGCGGCCGCGACGAACACCACGAACGGCCCGGTGCCCGCGGGGGCGTGCCGCCGGGCCAGCCCCAGGGCGAGCACCGCGCCGAGGCCGAGCGGGACGAGGGTGGCGCCGAGCGCCGGCACGACGACGGCCTTCAGCCGGGTCCTGGTCAGCGACGGGGCCAGGTGGGCACCGGCGGCGAACAGGAACAGCACCAGGCCGAGCTGGGCGATCGCGGTGAGCGTGGTGTCGACCGGCGCCGGCAGCCGTCGCGTGGCCGGCGCGACGGCCACGCCGCAGAGGATCTCCCCGAGCACCGCGGGCTGGCCCAGCCGGGCCGCGGCCGCGCCGGCGAGCCGGGCAAGCCCGAGCAGCACGGCGAGGGCGGCGAGCAGGACAGCGAGCTCAGGCATCGGGGACCTGCCAGCGACGACCGTCCGAAGTGGACACCAGCCCGCCGGGGAACATCGGCGGCTCCGCACCCGCGTCCTCGCCGAGCAGGCCGCGCATCTGCAGCTGTGCCCCTTCGGCGAGGACCTCGCCGAGTGTGTCGAAGTCCGTCGACGACACCCCGCCGACGAGGTCGAGGAACGCCGTGCGGTCGTCGCGGCCGGTGACGTGACCGGCGTGCCGGTAGTAGGACCGCTGGTCGGCCTCCAGCCGGTAGAAGCCGCGCAGGAAGTCCCGGAACAGACCGAATTCACGGCGGTAACGCGCTTCGAACTCGGCGAAGCACCGCTCCTCCGGCACCAGGCCGGCCAGGGTGCTGTTGATCGACCGGGCGGCCAGCAGCGCGCTGTAGGTGGCGAGGTGGACGCCGGAGGAGAACACCGGGTCGATGAAGCACGCGGCGTCGCCGACCAGCGCCATTCCCGGGCAGCACAGGGAAGTCCGGTCGTAGGAGTAGTCCTTGCGCACTCGCAGCCGGTCGTACGGCGGCTCGGTGGCGCGGGGGACGCCGTGGAGGAAGTCGCGGACCAGCGGGCAGTCCGCGATCAGGCCGCGGAACGCCGTCTCGGGATCGCCCTGCACCCGGGCCGCGGCGTCCCGCCGGACGACCGCGCCGACGCTGGTCAGGCTCGCCGAAAGGGGGATGTACCAGAACCAGCCGTCGCCGAACGCGGCGCACACGATGTTCCCCGCGTCCGGTTCGGGCAGCCGGGCTCCCCCGCGGAAGTAGCCGAACAACGCCAGGTTGCGGAAGTCCCGTGCGTATTCGCGGGCGCCGCCGACGTCGTGGTGCAGCCGGCTGGTGTGCCCGGAAGCGTCGACGACGAACCGCGCCGTCGCCGCCCGTTCGCGGCCGGTCTCGTCGAGGTAGCGGACGCCGGTGATCCGGCCGCCGTCCCGCAGCGTGCCGAGCACCCGGTGCCCTTCGCGGACGTCGGCGCCGAGCCGGCTCGCGTTGCGCAGCAGGATCGTGTCGAAGCGCGTGCGTTCCACCTGGTAGGCGTAGGAAGTCGGGCCGGCCATGCGGTCCGACGCGGCGAACGCGAACGTCCACGGCTCGGGGTCGCTCCCCCACCGGAACATGCCGCCGCGCTTGCGGACGAACCCGGCGCGTTCGACCTCGTCCCGCACCCCGAGCAGGGCGCAGATCCCGTGCACCGTCGCCGGGAGCAGCGACTCCCCGATCCGGTAGCGCGGCAGGTGCTCCTGCTCCAGCAGCAGGACGCGGTGCCCGTCGGCGGCGACCAGCCCCGCCGCGGTCGACCCGCCAGGGCCGCCACCGACCACGACGACGTCGAAATCGGTCATCACACGCCTCCTTCGGGACGGCCGGGAACGAGTTCGGCGAGCCGGGCGACCGTGCGGCGGCGCAGGACGTCCCGCAGCGTGCACGGCACCCCGCGGGCCCGCAGCCGCGACGCCAGCGCCGCGGCGGAGAGGCTGTGCCCGCCGAGGGCGAAGAAGTCGCTGTCCGAGGTCACTTCGGAGATCCCGAGCTGGCTCCG
This window of the Amycolatopsis balhimycina FH 1894 genome carries:
- a CDS encoding tryptophan 7-halogenase yields the protein MTDFDVVVVGGGPGGSTAAGLVAADGHRVLLLEQEHLPRYRIGESLLPATVHGICALLGVRDEVERAGFVRKRGGMFRWGSDPEPWTFAFAASDRMAGPTSYAYQVERTRFDTILLRNASRLGADVREGHRVLGTLRDGGRITGVRYLDETGRERAATARFVVDASGHTSRLHHDVGGAREYARDFRNLALFGYFRGGARLPEPDAGNIVCAAFGDGWFWYIPLSASLTSVGAVVRRDAAARVQGDPETAFRGLIADCPLVRDFLHGVPRATEPPYDRLRVRKDYSYDRTSLCCPGMALVGDAACFIDPVFSSGVHLATYSALLAARSINSTLAGLVPEERCFAEFEARYRREFGLFRDFLRGFYRLEADQRSYYRHAGHVTGRDDRTAFLDLVGGVSSTDFDTLGEVLAEGAQLQMRGLLGEDAGAEPPMFPGGLVSTSDGRRWQVPDA
- a CDS encoding cation:proton antiporter produces the protein MPELAVLLAALAVLLGLARLAGAAAARLGQPAVLGEILCGVAVAPATRRLPAPVDTTLTAIAQLGLVLFLFAAGAHLAPSLTRTRLKAVVVPALGATLVPLGLGAVLALGLARRHAPAGTGPFVVFVAAAMAVTALPVLARILAERGLLGSAAGRRALTAAAVSDLTAWALLAVAAAASHGWSAAAPLPVVVLLAAVPWLARSRFRRRLARLSRPSATAVLVALACAAAAVTEAAGLHPAIGAFFAGVVLGHAVPAPGPAALVTPVASLLAPLYFVLVGRAVDLGRLDAALAADIAAVAAVAVAGKCGGAYLGARLGGLAPHPAGVFAVLMNTRGVTELVFAGIGLGLGVIDGPLYTAMVVMALATTAMTGPLLTRLSRQREGV
- a CDS encoding tryptophanase, producing MSVYPPEPWRVKMVEPLRTTTREDREAALLAAGWNPCLLRSEDVYVDLFTDSGTNAMSDRQWSALMRGDEAYAGARSFYVFEQAVRAFYGYEHVIPVHQGRGGENILSRCLIRPGTHMPGNMYFPSTRAHQELNGATFHDVIVDEAHDPSSEHPFKGNVDLAKLRAVIARFGAESIPYVSLAATVNMAGGQPISVENLTETCALAHAHGIPVFLDTARAVENAWLVKQREPGRARSTVAEILRALCAPTDGAVMSAKKDSLANIGGWLALRDPALADQARGLALLYEGLHTYGGMAGRDMEAIAVGIAESVEENHIRARVAQVDYLATRLCRAGVPIVRPAGGHCVCVDAAAALPHVPRPEFPGQTLACAVYLEAGVRGVERGAVSAGRDPETGENRLPRLELLRLAIPRRVYTRAHMDLVADGVIAVHRDRDRIRCGLRFTCEPGQLRFFQARFEPTSGTTIFG